Proteins co-encoded in one Micropterus dolomieu isolate WLL.071019.BEF.003 ecotype Adirondacks linkage group LG19, ASM2129224v1, whole genome shotgun sequence genomic window:
- the LOC123957895 gene encoding zinc finger and BTB domain-containing protein 5-like, giving the protein MDFPGHFQHIFKQLNHQRLHAQLCDCVVLVGGQSFQAHRSILAACSSHFRALLSSSDSGDEVGGAVADIGGGGGPSVMELDPEVVTPEAFSTLLDMVYTSTLSLGASNVMDVLLAASHLHLNPVVKACKLHLSRKNFPASPPKGWRSVQQQQQQQQQQCPSSQAGNSALLEQVTSVMEEDNDEEGVEVSQSGGVDDQDVSRKVSGERKHKRKSQEDGLWGRKRSCRLPEGNYKERSPTVTRSTVSTEEGGEELLSPDCLKTTNGLWESRGEQEEEVEEKYEATKGESEEIQMPSQSDSSTGGVGVWDKGRDTVVKVKVGDEGEEEGEEPKMAMIEVKKENLSSYSPDLDTGPNDSSPSPLQDCTGNLNTQLNDEKMATAHPPEGDVSSLHSQLCTDLQTDAQRDTGDLGEESVDGEGLESLSELAFSCFLNPSSESVMGALEEEDSLASLTAAATAAAAASDAGEPCHNSEEANTSSAQSSDSSSSLLFPVTSVPLQQLLPTQGSGFSDTLILQPTQSSFAGFLSGIRPGLSLETSLIQPSRAGKSSGAMAFRRIAPKVPPGSDRSSSSGSAGDAADRPPLTRASEDVLSKCKKAAAEDHVLLVEGEKKYACQICCKTFMNLTDCKKHIRVHTGEKPYPCPKCGKRFSQSSHLYKHSKNTCLNWKDDQSFPDTLL; this is encoded by the coding sequence ATGGACTTCCCAGGTCATTTTCAGCATATTTTCAAGCAGCTCAACCACCAGCGGCTCCACGCTCAGCTGTGTGATTGTGTGGTGTTGGTGGGAGGCCAGAGCTTCCAGGCTCACCGCTCCATCCTGGCGGCATGCAGCTCCCACTTCAGGGCTCTTCTGAGCTCCAGTGACAGCGGCGATGAGGTTGGAGGAGCAGTAGCTGACATAGGTGGAGGTGGAGGCCCCAGCGTGATGGAACTAGATCCAGAGGTGGTGACCCCAGAGGCCTTCTCCACTCTGCTGGACATGGTTTACACCTCCACCCTCTCTCTGGGGGCCTCCAATGTGATGGATGTGCTGCTGGCGGCGTCGCACCTGCACCTCAACCCTGTGGTCAAGGCCTGCAAGCTCCACCTGTCCAGGAAAAATTTCCCTGCATCGCCACCTAAAGGCTGGAGgtcagtgcagcagcagcagcagcagcagcagcagcaatgtCCATCTTCCCAGGCAGGGAATTCGGCCTTGCTTGAACAGGTCACATCGGTCATGGAGGAGGACAACGATGAGGAGGGAGTGGAGGTTAGTCAGTCTGGTGGGGTTGATGACCAGGACGTGAGTAGAAAAGTCAGTGGCGAGCGCAAGCACAAGAGAAAGTCACAGGAGGACGGGCTCTGGGGCAGAAAGAGGTCCTGCAGGCTGCCTGAAGGAAACTATAAGGAGCGTTCACCTACTGTAACCAGAAGCACTGTCAGTACGGAGGAGGGCGGAGAGGAGCTGCTGTCCCCGGACTGCCTGAAGACGACCAACGGACTCTGGGAGAGCCGAGgcgagcaggaggaggaggtggaggagaaatACGAAGCAACCAAGGGGGAGTCGGAGGAGATCCAGATGCCGAGCCAGTCGGACAGCAGCACaggaggtgtaggtgtgtgggACAAGGGCCGAGACACTGTGGTCAAAGTAAAGGTAGGAGATgaaggggaggaagagggagaggagccAAAGATGGCGATGATTGAGGTGAAAAAGGAAAATCTGAGCTCCTACTCCCCAGATTTAGACACGGGACCAAACGATTCGTCTCCATCTCCGCTACAAGACTGCACAGGCAATTTAAATACACAACTAAATGACGAGAAAATGGCCACGGCCCACCCTCCAGAGGGTGATGTCAGCTCTTTACACTCTCAGCTGTGCACAGATCTTCAAACCGATGCACAGAGAGACACTGGAGATTTGGGTGAGGAGTCAGTAGATGGTGAAGGCCTAGAGAGCCTGTCAGAACTGGCCTTTTCCTGCTTCCTCAATCCCAGCAGTGAAAGTGTAATGGGAGCTCTGGAAGAAGAAGATAGCTTAGCTAGCCTCACTGCTGCGGCTaccgctgctgctgccgctAGTGATGCCGGTGAGCCATGTCACAACTCAGAAGAAGCAAACACCTCCTCTGCTCAGTCCTCCGATTCCTCCTCCTCGCTTCTTTTTCCAGTGACGTCCGTCCCCTTGCAGCAGCTTCTACCCACTCAGGGCTCCGGTTTCAGCGACACACTCATCCTCCAACCCACCCAGAGCTCTTTTGCAGGGTTCCTGAGTGGCATCAGACCAGGCCTAAGCCTGGAAACCTCCCTCATCCAGCCCTCCAGGGCCGGGAAAAGCTCAGGGGCAATGGCCTTCCGTCGCATCGCGCCCAAGGTGCCGCCCGGGTCAGATCGTTCCTCTTCCTCTGGATCAGCGGGGGATGCCGCTGATCGGCCGCCTCTAACCAGAGCTTCAGAGGATGTTCTGTCCAAGTGCAAGAAAGCAGCTGCCGAAGACCACGTGCTGCTGGTGGAAGGGGAGAAGAAATATGCCTGCCAAATCTGCTGTAAGACCTTCATGAACCTGACTGACTGTAAGAAGCACATTCgcgtccacacaggagagaagccCTATCCCTGTCCAAAGTGTGGCAAACGTTTCAGCCAGTCCTCCCATCTCTACAAACACTCGAAAAATACCTGCCTAAACTGGAAAGATGATCAGTCATTCCCAGACACCCTGCTCTGA